A genomic segment from Parolsenella catena encodes:
- a CDS encoding ABC transporter ATP-binding protein yields the protein MFASFQKKYFLSDKGIAGVKRGVFWTALTNLITMAGMGFLFLVMAGFVEHFASGADLPDALPIVGGLLVFFVLLFASNWQQYYYTYCIFYEECGKQRMEIAERLRKLPLSFFGRRDLADLTETIMGDVQTMEHAYSHVLGELWGAIIASAIVFASSLFFCWQLAVAAFWSIPVAFAVLYLTRGPMTPVFDRVRAEKVKVTEAIQETLDCVREIRATNQEAHYLEGLNAVIDAEERETTKGELVNGLLVNSAFSILRLGIATTLVTGATMVASGQVDFLVMFAFLLMVSRIYAPFDQALMLVSELFVAESSAKRMRSIMEEPVARGSEKFEPVGHDVVFDHVAFGYGAGEDGRAGEKVLTDVSFTAKEGEVTALVGPSGSGKSTVSRLAARFWDATEGMVTVGGVDVASVDPEVLLRDYAIVFQDVLLFDDTVMGNIRLGRRDATDEEVLAAARAANCDEFVSRMPQGYDTMIGENGSKLSGGERQRISIARALLKDAPIVLLDEATASLDVENETVVQQALSRLLAGKTVIVIAHRMRTVENADKIVVLKDGVVAEQGTPAELEAAGGEFAHMLSLQKEASSWCL from the coding sequence ATGTTCGCCTCATTCCAAAAGAAGTATTTCCTATCCGATAAAGGCATCGCCGGCGTAAAACGCGGTGTCTTCTGGACCGCGCTCACCAATCTTATTACCATGGCCGGCATGGGCTTTTTATTCCTGGTTATGGCCGGCTTTGTCGAGCATTTCGCCAGCGGGGCTGACCTGCCGGATGCCCTGCCGATCGTGGGCGGCCTCCTGGTCTTTTTCGTGTTGCTCTTTGCCTCTAACTGGCAACAGTATTACTACACCTACTGCATCTTTTACGAGGAGTGCGGCAAGCAGCGTATGGAGATCGCCGAGCGCTTGCGCAAACTGCCGCTGTCGTTTTTTGGTCGTCGTGATCTGGCCGATTTAACCGAGACCATCATGGGTGACGTTCAGACTATGGAGCACGCCTACAGCCATGTGCTGGGAGAACTCTGGGGCGCCATCATCGCAAGCGCCATTGTGTTCGCGTCATCGCTGTTCTTTTGCTGGCAGCTGGCGGTCGCGGCGTTTTGGAGCATTCCCGTGGCCTTTGCCGTGCTGTATCTGACACGCGGCCCCATGACCCCGGTGTTCGACCGCGTGCGCGCCGAGAAGGTCAAGGTCACCGAGGCGATCCAGGAGACGCTCGACTGCGTGCGCGAAATCCGCGCCACCAACCAGGAGGCCCATTATCTTGAGGGGCTCAACGCCGTGATCGATGCCGAGGAGCGCGAGACCACCAAGGGCGAGCTCGTCAACGGGCTTCTGGTCAACTCCGCCTTCTCCATTCTGCGTCTGGGCATTGCCACCACGCTGGTCACGGGCGCCACGATGGTCGCCTCCGGGCAGGTCGACTTTTTGGTGATGTTTGCCTTCCTGCTTATGGTGAGCCGTATCTACGCGCCGTTTGACCAGGCGCTAATGTTAGTGTCCGAGCTGTTTGTCGCCGAGTCGTCTGCCAAGCGCATGCGTTCCATCATGGAAGAGCCTGTGGCGCGGGGCAGCGAGAAATTTGAGCCCGTGGGCCACGATGTGGTGTTCGATCACGTGGCATTTGGCTATGGTGCGGGCGAGGACGGCCGCGCCGGCGAGAAAGTTCTTACCGATGTGAGCTTTACCGCCAAGGAAGGCGAAGTTACGGCGCTGGTCGGTCCTTCGGGTTCCGGTAAGTCTACGGTGAGCCGCCTGGCCGCGCGCTTTTGGGACGCCACCGAAGGCATGGTCACCGTGGGTGGCGTGGATGTTGCGAGCGTTGATCCCGAGGTGCTGCTGCGTGATTACGCCATTGTGTTCCAAGACGTGCTGCTCTTTGACGACACGGTGATGGGAAACATCCGTCTTGGCCGTCGCGATGCCACCGATGAGGAAGTGCTTGCTGCCGCGCGTGCCGCCAACTGCGACGAGTTTGTGAGTCGTATGCCGCAGGGCTACGACACCATGATCGGCGAGAACGGCTCCAAACTCTCCGGTGGCGAGCGCCAGCGCATCTCTATCGCCCGTGCACTGCTCAAAGACGCGCCTATCGTGCTGTTGGACGAGGCGACGGCGAGTTTGGATGTGGAGAACGAGACCGTGGTGCAGCAGGCGCTCTCCCGCCTGCTCGCAGGAAAGACCGTCATTGTGATCGCGCACCGCATGCGCACGGTCGAGAATGCGGACAAGATCGTGGTCCTGAAGGACGGCGTGGTCGCCGAGCAGGGCACGCCCGCCGAGCTCGAGGCTGCGGGCGGCGAGTTCGCTCACATGCTGTCCCTGCAGAAGGAGGCCTCGTCCTGGTGTTTGTGA
- a CDS encoding VUT family protein, translated as MIKNVLEDYRVLMRSIPAPTVTCFVLSVVLMNLLANKELVSLPWLALDCGFTLSWVSFLCQDMICKRFGPKASVKVSILALLVNLAVSALFWLVSLAPGMWGAYYDTGSLDVNAALNATIGGSWYVVAGSSLAMLCSSFVNSHVNQFIGHLTDNGTFATFALRSYVSTGVGQIVDNLVFAIVVSHVFFGWTWLQVITCSLTGAAAELMCEVVLSPIGFRVASGWARDGVGEEYVRTHAAELKARA; from the coding sequence ATGATCAAGAACGTCCTGGAGGACTACAGGGTCCTCATGCGCAGCATCCCTGCGCCCACCGTCACGTGCTTCGTCCTGAGCGTCGTGCTCATGAACCTGCTCGCAAACAAGGAGCTCGTGAGCCTGCCATGGCTCGCGCTCGACTGCGGCTTCACCCTGAGCTGGGTGTCATTTCTTTGCCAGGACATGATCTGCAAGCGCTTTGGCCCCAAGGCGTCGGTCAAGGTCTCCATCCTCGCCCTTCTCGTCAACCTCGCCGTGAGCGCGCTGTTCTGGCTCGTGAGCCTGGCCCCGGGCATGTGGGGCGCCTACTACGACACGGGCTCGCTTGACGTCAACGCCGCGCTCAACGCCACCATCGGCGGCTCGTGGTACGTGGTTGCCGGCAGCTCGCTCGCCATGCTGTGCTCGAGCTTCGTGAACTCGCACGTCAACCAGTTCATCGGCCACCTCACCGACAACGGCACGTTTGCCACGTTTGCCCTGCGCAGCTACGTAAGCACGGGCGTGGGCCAGATCGTGGACAACCTCGTGTTTGCCATCGTGGTCTCCCACGTGTTCTTTGGCTGGACGTGGCTGCAGGTCATCACCTGCTCGCTCACGGGCGCCGCCGCCGAGCTGATGTGCGAGGTCGTGCTCTCGCCGATCGGCTTCCGCGTGGCAAGCGGCTGGGCGCGCGACGGCGTGGGCGAGGAATACGTCAGGACACACGCCGCAGAGCTCAAGGCAAGGGCATAG
- a CDS encoding ABC transporter ATP-binding protein codes for MAKGSKREGGGIGELLAYAGDRKFLTYLGMALSALSQLLGFGPYVCIWFVARDLIAVAPNWSEAIDIAMYGWWAVGFALASIVVYFVGLMCTHLSAFRCASNIRKTASEHLLKLPLGYFDTHATGELRRIVDGCAASTETLLAHMLPDIAGATAMVVGLLVLLFALDWRLGAACLISVAVSLGAMATMMGGKGGEFMKAYMGALVKMNKTGTEYVRGIPVVKVFQQTVYSFKAFHDAIAEYADMAQNYSGTFCRGPQVLNLTALNGLVAFLLPVALLLAPGETDFAHFMANFTFYAIFSAVVPTAMTKLMFVGEASQMSADSLARIRSVMDSKQLSVPTQPKHPAGNDVRFEDVSFTYEGAEAPAVNHVSFSVSAGSTLALVGPSGGGKSTCASLIPRFWDVSSGRVLVGGVDVRDMDPHELMDQVAFVFQTNQLFRQTLADNVRASKPTATDDEVRAALSAAQCDDIVAKLPQGINTMLGAGGAYLSGGEVQRVALARAILKDAPIVVLDEATAFADPENEALIQRAFSKLAAGRTVIMIAHRLSTVVGADQIVVLNQGSVQESGTHAELLSQNGLYAKMWAEYEQAASWKITATTADAAVAKGGEA; via the coding sequence ATGGCAAAGGGATCAAAAAGGGAAGGTGGAGGCATCGGCGAGTTGCTCGCGTATGCCGGTGACCGCAAATTCCTAACGTATTTGGGCATGGCGCTCTCGGCGCTCTCGCAGCTGCTGGGCTTTGGCCCGTACGTGTGCATCTGGTTTGTCGCGCGAGACCTTATCGCTGTGGCGCCTAACTGGAGCGAAGCCATCGATATCGCGATGTATGGCTGGTGGGCCGTTGGTTTTGCCCTGGCAAGCATCGTAGTGTATTTCGTGGGGCTCATGTGCACGCACCTGTCCGCGTTTCGCTGCGCGTCCAATATTCGCAAGACTGCGAGCGAGCACCTGCTTAAGCTGCCGCTTGGCTACTTTGACACGCATGCCACCGGTGAGCTGCGCCGTATCGTAGACGGATGCGCCGCCTCCACCGAGACCCTGCTCGCGCACATGCTACCCGATATCGCCGGCGCCACCGCCATGGTCGTGGGCTTGCTCGTGCTGCTTTTCGCCCTCGATTGGCGCTTGGGCGCGGCATGCCTTATCTCGGTCGCCGTTTCGCTTGGCGCCATGGCCACCATGATGGGCGGCAAGGGCGGCGAGTTTATGAAGGCCTACATGGGCGCGCTGGTCAAGATGAACAAGACCGGTACCGAATACGTACGCGGTATCCCCGTGGTCAAGGTGTTTCAGCAGACGGTCTACTCCTTTAAGGCCTTCCACGATGCGATCGCCGAATACGCCGACATGGCACAAAACTATTCGGGCACGTTCTGCCGAGGCCCGCAGGTGCTCAACCTTACCGCGCTCAATGGTCTTGTGGCATTCCTGCTGCCCGTGGCGTTGCTGTTGGCACCGGGCGAGACGGACTTCGCGCATTTTATGGCAAACTTCACGTTTTACGCGATATTTTCGGCCGTGGTGCCGACGGCCATGACCAAGCTCATGTTTGTGGGCGAGGCCTCTCAGATGAGTGCCGATTCGCTGGCTCGCATCCGAAGCGTTATGGATTCCAAGCAGCTCTCCGTGCCCACCCAACCCAAGCACCCTGCCGGCAACGACGTGCGATTTGAGGATGTGAGCTTTACCTACGAAGGCGCCGAGGCGCCTGCCGTCAACCATGTGAGTTTTAGCGTTTCCGCTGGTAGTACCCTCGCCCTGGTGGGTCCTTCGGGCGGCGGTAAGTCAACCTGCGCAAGCCTGATCCCGCGTTTTTGGGATGTTTCCTCGGGTCGAGTGCTCGTAGGCGGTGTGGACGTTCGCGATATGGATCCACACGAGCTTATGGACCAGGTCGCCTTCGTGTTCCAGACCAACCAACTGTTCCGGCAAACACTTGCCGATAACGTGCGCGCCTCCAAGCCTACGGCCACTGATGACGAAGTACGTGCGGCCCTCTCCGCAGCTCAGTGCGACGACATTGTGGCCAAGCTCCCACAGGGCATCAACACCATGCTCGGCGCCGGCGGAGCATATCTTTCGGGCGGCGAGGTCCAGCGCGTGGCACTCGCCCGCGCGATCCTTAAAGACGCGCCTATCGTGGTGCTCGATGAGGCCACGGCGTTTGCCGACCCCGAGAACGAGGCGCTCATCCAGCGCGCCTTTAGCAAGCTGGCGGCGGGTCGCACGGTCATTATGATTGCGCATCGGCTCTCGACCGTAGTAGGCGCAGACCAAATCGTGGTGCTTAACCAGGGCAGCGTGCAGGAGTCGGGTACTCATGCCGAGCTGCTGTCCCAAAATGGCCTGTATGCCAAGATGTGGGCCGAGTACGAGCAGGCCGCGAGTTGGAAGATTACTGCTACGACCGCGGATGCCGCCGTCGCGAAGGGAGGCGAGGCCTAA
- a CDS encoding SDR family NAD(P)-dependent oxidoreductase, with the protein MDILVTGTASGIGRACAELFLERGHNVVGLDVAEASIEHERYRHLIADVRDRADLPAGLEPEIIVNNAGVQDSPDDIAVNLRGTINVTETYAFTGDGLAARPAPRVRAVVNVGSASGHTGSEFPEYAASKGGVIAYTRNVANRLAPQATCNSVDPGGVLTELNRCVMDDGAMWGRIMELTPLRRWATPGEIAEWIYFVAVTNRFMTGQNLLVDGGEAGRAEFVWPTE; encoded by the coding sequence ATGGACATCCTCGTCACCGGCACGGCAAGCGGCATCGGACGCGCGTGCGCCGAGCTGTTCCTCGAGCGCGGGCACAACGTGGTCGGTCTAGACGTGGCCGAGGCAAGCATCGAGCACGAGCGCTACCGACACCTCATTGCGGACGTGCGCGATCGCGCGGACCTGCCCGCAGGGCTTGAGCCCGAGATAATCGTTAACAACGCGGGCGTGCAGGACTCGCCCGACGACATCGCCGTGAACCTGCGCGGCACCATCAACGTCACCGAGACGTACGCGTTCACGGGAGACGGCCTTGCGGCGCGCCCCGCCCCGCGCGTCCGCGCCGTGGTGAACGTAGGCTCCGCAAGCGGCCACACGGGCTCGGAGTTTCCCGAGTACGCCGCGAGCAAGGGCGGCGTCATCGCCTACACGAGAAACGTCGCGAACCGCCTGGCCCCGCAGGCCACGTGCAACAGCGTGGACCCGGGAGGCGTGCTCACCGAGCTCAACCGCTGCGTCATGGACGATGGGGCCATGTGGGGACGCATCATGGAGCTCACGCCGCTGCGCCGCTGGGCCACGCCGGGAGAGATCGCCGAGTGGATCTACTTCGTGGCCGTGACGAACCGCTTTATGACCGGCCAGAACCTGCTCGTCGACGGCGGCGAGGCGGGCCGCGCCGAGTTCGTCTGGCCCACCGAGTGA
- a CDS encoding adenine deaminase, whose protein sequence is MSAHTHLSAERAAMLNTFCKSPLWECHATLVRVAQGLEPADTVIRHASLVSVTTHEVLPDADIAISCGRIAYLGLDGHTAEHCIGPQTRVIDAAGKYVAPGYIDSHIHIESAMIGPSEYARVVVPRGTTAIYADPHECANVVGLEGVRVMFDDARRAPLKAMLTTPSCVPAVTGFDDAGASVDAAQVAATMEWPDVVGLGEMMNFPGILAGEQNALDEVAETLKAGKCVTGHYSVSETDRGLAAYIASGVRACHESITPQDVIAKLRMGMYVQARYGSAWLSLPGYLPQVLASGVDTRLICLCTDDNHPNTLVSEGGMDRALRACVAAGADAVTALQFATINAAQMLGVDADMGSVTPGKCADLVILPDLASFVPEQVLIDGDLVAQDGQALFENPLFTWPDFMTHTMNVGRSFTPADFEIRVDRPDGFARVRAIGGVGGSTITRDSVVEVPVRNGKLEANPEADALKMAVFDRHHGKEGTHSFGFCTGFGVHGALAQTVSHDSHNLLVVGDNDEDMALAARTLVECGGGEVAVADGQVLALVRLPVCGLMSDAHVEQVADEVAGIEQAWADMGCKMPSPFMTMGILSLPCVPELRLTNRGYVNCVTFEFEDLLIEG, encoded by the coding sequence ATGTCAGCGCACACGCACCTCTCGGCAGAAAGGGCCGCCATGCTCAACACGTTCTGCAAGTCACCGCTCTGGGAGTGCCACGCCACGCTCGTCCGCGTGGCGCAGGGCCTCGAGCCGGCAGACACCGTCATCCGACACGCAAGCCTCGTGAGCGTCACCACGCATGAGGTGCTACCGGATGCCGACATCGCCATCTCCTGCGGGCGCATCGCCTACCTGGGCCTTGACGGCCACACGGCCGAGCACTGCATCGGGCCCCAGACCCGTGTCATCGACGCTGCCGGCAAGTACGTAGCGCCCGGCTACATCGACTCGCACATCCACATCGAGAGCGCCATGATCGGCCCGTCCGAGTACGCGCGCGTCGTCGTGCCGCGCGGCACCACGGCCATCTACGCGGACCCGCACGAGTGCGCCAACGTCGTGGGGCTCGAGGGCGTCCGAGTCATGTTCGATGACGCCCGCCGCGCGCCGCTCAAGGCCATGCTCACGACGCCCTCCTGCGTGCCTGCCGTCACGGGATTTGACGACGCCGGCGCCTCCGTAGACGCCGCCCAAGTGGCAGCCACCATGGAATGGCCCGACGTCGTGGGTCTCGGCGAGATGATGAACTTCCCCGGCATCCTCGCCGGCGAGCAGAACGCCCTGGACGAGGTAGCCGAGACCCTCAAGGCAGGCAAGTGCGTCACGGGCCACTACTCCGTCTCGGAGACGGACCGCGGGCTTGCCGCCTATATCGCCTCGGGCGTGCGTGCCTGCCACGAGTCCATCACGCCACAAGACGTCATCGCCAAGCTCCGCATGGGCATGTACGTCCAGGCCCGCTACGGATCCGCCTGGCTCTCCTTGCCGGGCTACCTGCCGCAGGTGCTCGCCTCGGGTGTGGACACGCGCCTCATCTGCCTGTGCACGGACGACAACCACCCCAACACGCTCGTCTCCGAGGGCGGCATGGACCGCGCGCTGCGCGCGTGCGTGGCAGCCGGCGCAGACGCCGTGACGGCGCTGCAGTTCGCCACGATAAACGCCGCCCAGATGCTTGGCGTCGACGCCGACATGGGCAGCGTCACGCCCGGCAAGTGCGCCGACCTCGTGATTCTGCCCGACCTCGCAAGCTTTGTGCCCGAACAGGTCCTCATCGATGGAGACCTCGTGGCCCAGGACGGGCAAGCCCTGTTCGAGAACCCCCTGTTTACGTGGCCCGACTTCATGACGCACACGATGAACGTGGGCCGCAGCTTCACGCCGGCGGACTTCGAGATACGCGTCGACCGCCCGGACGGCTTTGCCCGCGTGCGTGCCATCGGCGGCGTGGGTGGCTCCACCATCACGAGGGACAGCGTCGTCGAGGTGCCGGTGCGCAACGGCAAGCTCGAGGCAAACCCCGAGGCAGACGCCCTCAAGATGGCCGTGTTCGACCGTCACCACGGCAAGGAGGGCACGCACTCCTTTGGCTTCTGCACGGGCTTTGGCGTCCATGGCGCGCTCGCGCAGACCGTGAGCCACGACTCTCACAACCTGCTCGTCGTGGGCGACAACGACGAGGACATGGCGCTTGCCGCCCGCACGCTCGTGGAGTGCGGCGGTGGCGAGGTGGCCGTGGCGGACGGCCAGGTGCTCGCGCTCGTGAGACTGCCCGTCTGCGGCCTCATGAGCGACGCGCACGTCGAGCAGGTCGCCGACGAGGTGGCCGGAATCGAGCAGGCCTGGGCGGACATGGGCTGCAAGATGCCCTCGCCGTTCATGACCATGGGCATCCTGTCGCTGCCCTGCGTACCCGAGCTGCGCCTCACCAACCGCGGCTACGTCAACTGCGTCACGTTTGAGTTCGAGGACCTCCTCATCGAGGGCTAG
- a CDS encoding helix-turn-helix transcriptional regulator, producing MRRAPSDITELYAPQFEQFGIELKDRGTVITGEVASDQAHGRAWVVPLSPTCLVMEHFITPARDMRLLERTPEPYACVSEVSVPTLTCMPDAGITPTNLMPLRGSWPSNAVCSFIQDNCGEELSPLFAGQLYHSRSVLFLPGFFEELEGRYPTEFTGLFEAFAEPWCDEAVSAIYHALRRVSEERARSAGGHVFMRGVVDTMVAELACSHAACGRALRAAGTRASAGLAGEAAAAVERALDAGQRVGIDELAASLYTSRSRLCAVFKAETGESLGAYMRRRRMERAQDLLADSSLSIAQIAELLGFSQQAAFAQAFKAANGCSATVWRGRHR from the coding sequence ATGCGACGCGCGCCATCCGACATAACCGAGCTCTACGCGCCGCAGTTCGAGCAGTTCGGCATCGAGCTCAAGGACAGAGGTACGGTCATTACCGGTGAGGTGGCAAGTGATCAGGCGCATGGGCGGGCATGGGTCGTACCCCTCTCCCCCACCTGCCTTGTGATGGAGCACTTCATCACCCCTGCGCGCGACATGCGCCTTTTGGAGCGCACGCCCGAGCCGTACGCCTGCGTAAGCGAAGTCAGCGTGCCGACGCTCACATGCATGCCCGACGCCGGAATCACGCCCACCAACCTCATGCCGCTGCGCGGCTCCTGGCCGAGCAACGCGGTATGCAGCTTTATCCAAGACAACTGCGGTGAGGAGCTGAGCCCGCTGTTTGCGGGACAGCTCTATCATTCGCGCTCCGTGCTCTTCTTGCCAGGCTTTTTCGAAGAGCTCGAGGGTCGTTACCCCACCGAGTTCACAGGGCTCTTCGAGGCGTTCGCCGAGCCGTGGTGCGACGAGGCGGTATCCGCTATCTACCACGCGCTGCGACGGGTCAGCGAAGAGCGTGCTCGCTCGGCGGGCGGCCATGTGTTCATGCGAGGCGTCGTGGATACCATGGTCGCCGAGCTCGCCTGTTCGCACGCTGCCTGCGGGCGGGCCTTGCGGGCGGCGGGAACGCGGGCAAGCGCGGGCCTCGCCGGGGAGGCGGCCGCCGCCGTCGAACGGGCGCTCGACGCCGGACAGCGCGTAGGCATCGACGAACTCGCCGCAAGCCTCTACACGAGCCGCTCCAGACTCTGCGCCGTCTTTAAAGCCGAGACGGGCGAGTCCCTGGGCGCCTACATGCGCAGGCGCCGCATGGAGCGCGCGCAAGACCTCCTCGCCGACAGTTCGCTTTCCATAGCGCAAATCGCCGAGCTGCTCGGGTTTTCGCAGCAAGCGGCCTTCGCGCAGGCGTTCAAAGCCGCGAACGGCTGCTCCGCGACAGTCTGGCGAGGCAGGCATCGCTAG
- a CDS encoding DUF6110 family protein, producing the protein MKKCTYNTLLVGGGFLLGTAGIKLLKSEPVKNACVQGIACGMRIKSDYQDMVEQAKAEVDDMVAKASYITASEPDAATDEAAE; encoded by the coding sequence ATGAAGAAGTGCACGTATAACACCCTGCTCGTCGGCGGCGGCTTCCTGCTTGGCACGGCCGGCATCAAGCTGCTCAAGAGCGAGCCGGTCAAGAACGCGTGCGTGCAGGGCATCGCGTGTGGCATGCGCATCAAGAGTGACTACCAGGACATGGTCGAGCAGGCGAAGGCCGAGGTTGACGACATGGTCGCCAAGGCGTCGTACATCACCGCGAGCGAGCCTGACGCCGCTACGGATGAGGCCGCTGAGTAG